The following are encoded in a window of Podospora pseudoanserina strain CBS 124.78 chromosome 6, whole genome shotgun sequence genomic DNA:
- a CDS encoding hypothetical protein (EggNog:ENOG503P85A), with product MSMFSFIRKGRQAAKEHKAEKAEKAKREAEKPPYRHIPKHAAIDAVSSGPAGWRSEDRQKIVDQNKRRSAMTTSGMNMTGQPRIHSSLSHVSFPAAFATPVVPRTYSHSSMPAGWASGDMNYSNVDVSSSSVKGKEVDRSTSASLYLSRSAARLSAGRYPMNMNAVIGTGDLSVSPVDSSSNSTSSQDDLEMEPIKHASLPPVTSKTRGYSRPMSDSGSIHRLHPARRLSDAEQNTTPTPAPARTSYSPRTSSLPAGIPPVPAIPAMQFGAAITTSTVSSTTASAASSVTMVPIASSVSLHTNNTKPIIKNVEERRDVAVISLTPEPSSDEEVSPVGTAISPITTSPTKNKRRTCKPSRFPELETINSNISIAAVETPLSSVPSSEKDGPKLAVTEIHEKIRPTSTIAATLPIDFDENSLPTPKALDLPAPVAQKQGKLSKNPGRKGRWSLRGHKSAAVAV from the coding sequence ATGTCCATGTTCTCGTTCATCAGAAAGGGCCGACAAGCAGCCAAGGAGCACAAGGCCgaaaaggccgagaaggcaAAGAGGGAAGCCGAGAAGCCTCCTTACAGGCACATCCCAAAACATGCCGCCATCGACGCGGTATCATCGGGGCCTGCTGGGTGGAGGTCCGAGGACCGCCAGAAGATTGTTGATCAGAACAAGCGGAGGAGTGCCATGACCACCAGTGGCATGAACATGACTGGCCAGCCTCGCATTCAcagctctctctcccacGTTTCATTCCCAGCTGCCTTCGCTACCCCGGTGGTCCCCAGGACGTacagccacagcagcatgcCCGCCGGTTGGGCGTCTGGGGATATGAACTACAGCAACGTCGACGTCTCTAGTTCGTCGGTGAAGGGCAAAGAGGTCGACAGGAGTACATCAGCCTCGCTTTATCTGAGCCGATCAGCAGCTAGATTGTCAGCTGGGCGATATCCAATGAACATGAACGCCGTCATTGGCACCGGTGATCTCTCAGTCTCGCCTGTCGACAGCTCCAGCAACTCGACAAGCTCGCAGGACGATCTGGAGATGGAGCCCATCAAGCACGCATCCCTCCCACCAGTGACGAGCAAGACAAGAGGCTACTCAAGACCCATGAGCGACAGCGGCTCCATCCACCGCCTTCACCCAGCCCGAAGACTCTCCGACGCTgaacaaaacaccacccccaccccggCCCCAGCGCGCACCTCCTACTCCCCACGCACgagctccctccccgccggcaTCCCCCCCGTCCCAGCAATCCCGGCCATGCAATTCGGCGCCGCGatcacaacctccaccgtctcctccaccaccgcctcggcAGCCAGCTCCGTAACCATGGTCCCCATCGCCTCGAGCGTTTCTCTCCACACCAACAATACCAAACCAATAATCAAAAACGTCGAAGAACGCCGCGACGTGGCGGTTATTTCCCTGACCCCCGAACCCTCCAGCGACGAGGAAGTCTCCCCCGTCGGaaccgccatctcccccatcaccacctcccctaccaagaacaagaggagGACGTGCAAACCCAGCCGTTTCCCCGAGCTGGAGACGATCAATTCGAATATTTCCATCGCCGCGGTTGAGACACCTCTCTCCTCGGTGCCGTCATCGGAGAAGGACGGTCCCAAACTTGCGGTGACGGAAATTCATGAGAAGATTCGGCCTACGTCCACGATTGCGGCGACGCTCCCGATTGATTTTGATGAAAACAGCCTACCGACGCCAAAGGCGCTTGACCTGCCTGCGCCGGTGGCTCAAAAGCAGGGGAAGTTGAGCAAGAACCcgggaaggaagggaaggtgGTCGTTGAGGGGGCATAAGAGTGCTGCTGTCGCTGTTTAG
- a CDS encoding hypothetical protein (COG:T; EggNog:ENOG503P2CN): protein MANDHDGTHTVVEKTQPTITSYHDLTIVESQDAETGLAKSCMFLHITQDEEVYFGKTTRNKRELSFDEIGQLLTRIPDEEIFPAIPKDIELTLAPDHINEANSFLKRPGIQHYDDFVGTDFVWKELLHETLIMEKISKVPHPYIIRYLGCRTCRGRITSFFVERLDQTLDQYVNAPDGFEPLDNERFLAGVQSAIDYLHSLGLAHNDLNPQNIMVRDGMPVLIDFGGCAPFGEVVQSCGTPGWCEEFFRHSKKEHDEYGDQNTQLISLHKKHGHFVRLAHKEVSVSHPDAIKKILGNSHLRKGSWYRMTAIPDYRFQSPMATTDPKKKMGKSKAFASGYALTNVLRSEPQIDNVISLLLSHLDRFAQTGEQVNLDKYFTFTSFDVTEEILFSSQFGFLKTGTDIGNAIANGYWLSIDEDELRDERDDESRFDSVGCWFRAMEKDPERIKWRDVQAVTVSTVGAASETVSCALQSFVYYMIRTPGVWGRARGEVLELQGREGGGEGRVVSWGQAKRLVYLQACIKEGLRMFAPVPMNLPRVVGPEGLEIGGRRFGMGTILSVNSWVMHFSEEIWGKDAGEFKQIFCFLHIDIHSKYTSDNFLGSI from the exons ATGGCGAACGATCATGATGGAACTCACACGGTGGTCGAGAAAACACAGCCAACCATTACATCCTACCATGACCTGACCATCGTGGAGTCACAGGACGCCGAAACTGGACTCGCCAAGTCTTGCATGTTCCTGCATATCACCCAAGATGAAGAGGTCTACTTCGGCAAAACTACACGCAACAAGAGAGAATTATCTTTTGACGAGATCGGCCAACTCCTTACCCGCATCCCGGATGAGGAGATCTTCCCCGCAATCCCAAAAGACATCGAGTTGACCCTTGCACCTGATCACATCAACGAAGCGAACTCCTTCCTCAAACGACCTGGTATACAGCACTATGACGACTTCGTCGGTACAGACTTTGTCTGGAAGGAACTCCTTCATGAGACCCTTATCATGGAGAAGATCTCCAAGGTACCGCATCCGTATATCATCCGCTACCTTGGTTGTCGTACTTGCCGTGGCCGTATCACATCCTTCTTTGTGGAACGACTGGACCAGACGCTTGATCAGTACGTCAATGCCCCCGATGGGTTTGAGCCTCTTGACAATGAGAGGTTTCTTGCTGGTGTCCAGTCAGCGATCGACTACCTTCACTCTTTGGGACTGGCACACAATGACTTGAATCCGCAAAACATCATGGTTCGGGACGGGATGCCGGTGCTGATTGACTTTGGGGGATGCGCTCCGTTTGGAGAAGTGGTGCAATCATGTGGAACGCCTGGTTGGTGCGAGGAGTTCTTTCGTCACTCCAAAAAGGAGCATGATGAGTATG GCGACCAAAACACCCAActcatctccctccacaAAAAACACGGCCACTTCGTCCGCCTCGCCCACAAAGAAGTCTCCGTCTCCCACCCCGACGCCATCAAAAAGATCCTCGGAAACTCTCACCTCAGAAAAGGTTCCTGGTACCGCATGACCGCCATCCCAGACTACCGCTTCCAAAGCCCCATGGCCACTACCGacccaaagaagaagatgggaaaAAGCAAGGCTTTTGCCTCGGGGTACGCCCTCACTAACGTGTTACGGTCAGAACCCCAGATCGACAACGTCATCTCCTTGCTTCTCAGCCACCTCGACCGTTTTGCCCAAACAGGGGAACAGGTTAATCTAGACAAGTATTTCACATTCACGTCGTTTGATGTAACAGAGGAGATCCTCTTCTCCAGTCAATTCGGCTTCTTGAAAACAGGGACTGATATTGGGAACGCAATTGCGAATGGGTACTGGTTGTCAAT CGATGAAGACGAGTTGCGGGATGAAAGAGATGATGAGTCGAGGTTTGATAGTGTGGGGTGCTGGTTTAGGGCGATGGAGAAGGATCCTGAGAGAATCAAGTGGCGGGATGTGCAGGCTGTGACGGTGAGTACGGTTGGGGCGGCGAGTGAGACGGTTAGTTGCGCTTTGCAGAGTTTTGTGTATTATATGATACGGACAccgggggtttgggggagggctagaggggaggtgttggagttgcaagggagagaagggggaggggaggggagggtggtgagttgGGGACAGGCGAAGAGGTTGGTTTATCTGCAGGCTTGTATTAAGGAAGGACTGAGGATGTTTGCGCCTGTGCCGATGAACTTGCCTAGGGTGGTGGGaccggaggggttggagattggggggagaaggtttGGAATGGGGACGATCTTGTCTGTGAATTCTTGGGTGATGCATTTCTCTGAGGAGATATGGGGCAAGGATGCGGGGGAGTTCAAACagatcttttgcttcttgcaTATCGATATACACTCAAAGTACACATCGGACAACTTTTTGGGGAGCATTTAG
- the PSY2 gene encoding Platinum sensitivity protein (COG:G; BUSCO:EOG09262D0D; EggNog:ENOG503NV03), translating into MMAQPVPHQTTADKKRVKVYELRNNDWFDRGTGFCTACFVTIQEEQKEPRVIVQSEDQPDRLLLETKIVKEDGFQKQQDTLIVWTDNGVDMALSFQEADGCQAIWKFIDHVQQQFQAAMGGPDDGLSDDLAMDMPTSIQLPPAELGTLVDIENTLRNLSQSPSGRDALAKAIMSEDYIAKLIPLVEMAEDMESLGDLHHLCNIMKTVVLLNDTGLIEHAVSDECVLGVVGAMEYDPDFPTHKANHRQWLNNQGRYKEVVRIQDDQVRRKIHQTYRLQYLKDVVLARILDDPTFSVLNSLIFFNQVEIVQHLHMTPGFMTDLFAVFGDPTVQPLRKKEAVIFIQQMCAISKNLQPPARQGLYGNFLQQGLVPVINYGLRHPDVTVRVGATDILGSILEFDPSMIRKTIYEQTHRKQAPLTDALIDLLLVEVDLGIKSQLTESLKVLLDPNVPGSGPPPENREGFMPKGKHQVSSDPQQDAFIAHFYEHSVAKLFRPLLDLEKRPNMKFSALEDGIFGYLNEILCFYIRHHTFRSKHFVFDHNIASRFAQLLACKQKHLQLVAIRFFRHLILLRDPFFTKHLSDRRIFGPVLDTLLRTLPRDNLLSSACLDFFTSINYEGDRELARHIMENYREKVVALSHVDYFRGMLMRWDQSRGYTVSEVDEEDEVRGVGRGAMMEHLAVDQAQEEYWNSVSDDEEENHHHHHHHRPTGVVVNGGKLPLVEYTSDEEEEGGGGDVVMTTTTTTTAVDGGE; encoded by the exons ATGATGGCACAACCCGTGCCTCATCAGACGACGGCCGACAAGAAGCGCGTCAAGGTCTACGAGCTTCGCAACAATGACTGGTTTGACCGCGGCACCGGTTTCTGCACCGCCTGCTTCGTCACG ATCCAGGAAGAGCAAAAGGAACCCCGCGTGATCGTCCAGTCAGAAGACCAGCCGGACAGACTACTGCTCGAGACCAAAATAGTGAAGGAAGATGGCTtccagaagcagcagg ACACCCTCATTGTTTGGACCGACAATGGCGTCGACATGGCGCTTTCCTTTCAGGAGGCAGACGGATGCCAGGCAATATG GAAATTCATCGACCACGTTCAACAACAATTCCAGGCCGCCATGGGGGGACCAG ATGATGGTCTCTCAGACGACTTGGCGATGGACATGCCCACCTCCATCCAGCTCCCGCCTGCTGAGCTGGGGACGCTGGTCGATATAGAGAATACCCTGCGGAACCTTTCGCAATCCCCGTCCGGCCGCGAtgccctcgccaaagcaATCATGAGCGAAGACTACATCGCCAAACTTATTCCACTAGTAGAAATGGCCGAGGATATGGAGAGCTTGGGGGACCTACATCATCTCTGCAACATCATGAAgacggtggtgttgctgaacGACACCGGCCTCATCGAACATGCCGTGTCTGACGAGTGTGTTTTGGGAGTTGTGGGTGCGATGGAGTACGATCCCGATTTTCCGACGCACAAGGCGAACCACCGGCAGTGGTTGAACAACCAGGGGCGGTATAAGGAGGTGGTCAGGATCCAGGATGACCAAGTGCGACGCAAGATCCATCAGACCTACCGACTACAGTACTTGAAGGACGTTGTGCTTGCTAGGATCCTGGACGACCCTACCTTTTCAGTTCTCAACTCGCTCATCTTTTTCAACCAGGTCGAGATCGTGCAGCACCTCCACATGACGCCCGGTTTCATGACGGATCTCTTTGCCGTGTTTGGCGACCCGACTGTGCAGCCGCTGCGCAAAAAGGAAGCCGTCATTTTCATCCAGCAAATGTGCGCCATCTCGAAGAACCTCCAACCACCTGCCCGCCAAGGACTCTATGGCAACTTCCTCCAGCAAGGACTTGTTCCCGTTATCAATTACGGGCTTAGGCACCCTGACGTGACGGTCCGGGTTGGTGCTACAGACATTCTCGGCTCCATACTCGAGTTTGACCCCTCCATGATCCGAAAGACCATCTACGAGCAGACCCATAGAAAACAAGCGCCCCTGACCGACGCCCTCatcgatctcctcctcgtcgaagTGGATCTGGGGATCAAGTCGCAACTTACAGAGTCACTCAAGGTGCTTCTAGACCCAAATGTTCCCGGCAGCGGCCCCCCTCCAGAAAACAGAGAGGGCTTCATGCCCAAGGGAAAACATCAGGTTTCTTCCGATCCCCAGCAAGACGCGTTCATTGCCCACTTTTATGAGCACTCGGTCGCCAAGCTGTTCAGGCCGCTGCTTGACCTGGAGAAGAGGCCTAACATGAAGTTTAGTGCCCTCGAAGATGGGATTTTCGGGTACTTGAACGAGATTCTCTGCTTTTACATCAGGCATCACACTTTTCGGAGCAAGCACTTTGTGTTTGACCACAACATTGCGTCTAGGTTTGCGCAGCTTCTTGCCTGCAAACAGAAGCACCTCCAGCTTG TTGCCATCCGCTTCTTCcgccacctcatcctcctccgtgaCCCTTTTTTCACCAAACACCTATCCGACAGGCGAATTTTCGGCCCAGTCTTGGACACGCTGCTGCGGACGCTGCCGCGGGACAATCTCTTGTCTTCGGCGTGCCTGGACTTTTTCACGTCGATTAATTATGAGGGGGATCGGGAGTTGGCCAGGCACATCATGGAGAATTACCGGGAGAAGGTAGTGGCGCTGAGCCATGTTGATTACTTTagggggatgttgatgaggtgggaTCAGAGCCGGGGGTATACGGTTAgtgaggtggatgaggaggacgaggtgaggggggtgggaaggggggcgaTGATGGAGCATTTGGCTGTTGATCAGGCGCAGGAGGAGTATTGGAATAGTGtttctgatgatgaggaggagaatcatcatcatcatcatcatcatcgtcctaCGGGcgtggtggtgaatggggGGAAGCTGCCGCTGGTGGAGTACACgtctgatgaggaggaagagggcggtgggggggatgtggtgatgacgacgacgacgacgacgacagctgtggatgggggggaaTGA
- the ALG5 gene encoding dolichyl-phosphate beta-glucosyltransferase (BUSCO:EOG09264B2P; EggNog:ENOG503NTZC; COG:M), whose protein sequence is MAADNSNTTERLVAAATQLISLLFTTAREQPIRLFFLFVFPLALFGIISIYLLLHLLAPKPRPPYPSEKTYLTTLPSGAISPPRPLPCWYDRWHAEGCLKEQYPTVPDGFDVPDQASIEPAEVEVSVVVPAYNEQDRIEVALEEMVEYLDANFGRGQEGGSGRLLPTLERPKPGAGTPGSRPSTPHRLVFKCENALGGGRGQSPPRERLPRGYEIIVVDDGSEDRTVEVVLEFGRRRGLHDVLRVVSLEKNRGKGGSVTHGLRHVRGKYAVFADADGASRFSDLGRLIEGCEDVVDGSNRGVAIGSRAHLVGSEAVVKRSAIRNFLMRSFHFVLMILTPPATSRIRDTQCGFKLFSRAALPHIVPYMHAEGWIFDIEMLMLAESAPATPVLASDGSVIGTSYGIKVAEVPVGWEEVGGSKMSLVKDSVRMAVGLAVLRASWMLGVYRRRLT, encoded by the exons atggCAGCCGAtaacagcaacaccaccgagCGCCTCGTCGCAGCAGCCACCCAGCTCatatccctcctcttcaccaccgcGCGCGAACAGCCAATCCGGTTGTTCTTTCTATTCGTCTTTCCCCTAGCCCTCTTTGGCATAATCTCT atctacctcctcctccacctcctaGCCCCTAAACCCCGCCCCCCCTACCCCTCGGAAAAAacctacctcaccaccctgCCCTCAggcgccatctcccccccaagACCCCTCCCCTGCTGGTACGACCGCTGGCACGCCGAAGGCTGCCTCAAAGAGCAATACCCCACCGTCCCGGACGGGTTCGACGTCCCCGACCAAGCCAGCATCGAGCCCGCAGAGGTCGAAGTGAGCGTTGTCGTTCCTGCCTACAACGAACAAGACAGGATAGAAGTCGCTCTCGAAGAAATGGTCGAGTATCTCGACGCGAATTTCGGGCGCGGTCAGGAAGGAGGGTCCGGGAGGTTGTTGCCTACGTTGGAGAGACCTAAGCCCGGAGCAGGGACGCCGGGATCGAGACCGTCGACGCCGCACAGGTTGGTTTTCAAGTGTGAGAATGCActtggtggggggagggggcagtCACCGCCGAGGGAGCGGCTGCCGAGGGGGTATGAGattattgttgttgatgatgggagcgAGGAcaggacggtggaggtggtgttggagttTGGAAGACGGCGTGGGTTGCATGATGTGCTCAGGGTGGTGAGTCTGGAGAAGAAtagagggaagggggggagtgtGACGCATGGGTTGAGGCACGTGAGGGGGAAATACGCCGTCTTTGCCGACGCGGACGGGGCGTCTAGGTTCAGCGACCTGGGCCGCCTCATTGAAGGTTgtgaggatgttgttgatggatcCAACCGGGGCGTTGCCATTGGCAGCAGGGCTCATCTTGTCGGGAGCGAAGCTGTCGTCAAGAGGTCGGCCATTCGGAACTTTTTGATGAGGTCGTTCCACTTTGTGCTCATGATCCTCACCCCGCCGGCGACGTCGAGGATACGGGATACGCAGTGCGGGTTTAAGCTGTTCTCGAGGGCGGCGCTGCCGCATATTGTGCCGTATATGCACGCTGAGGGCTGGATTTTTGATATTgagatgttgatgctggCGGAGAGCGCGCCGGCGACGCCGGTCCTGGCGAGTGATGGGAGCGTGATTGGGACCAGTTATGGGATCAAGGTGGCGGAGGTGccggttgggtgggaggaggtgggcggGAGCAAGATGAGTCTTGTGAAGGACAGTGTTAGGATGGCGGTTGGGTTGGCGGTGCTGAGGGCGAGTTGGATGCTGGGGGTTTAtaggaggaggttgacgtAG
- a CDS encoding hypothetical protein (COG:G; EggNog:ENOG503NZKS) — MSFPPTRAGLVLGLKMINNAWPSLHWNVWDYYMKAGGSYFGAKVGDKLVAWAHSLGFKPEDYPPTIRALMLSRRGPLFRANELEDKIRAYNIKLVLDECATHDDLDKSMEQYLTPIKELSLMDHEDANSQAIRAIGFVRECLVVPSSKEVTRFHKRTDKKFDELLRELIHSANSRGEGVNRDGLQRALNYEAEKLEKRGLDDWFWQTREYLETLMEH; from the exons ATGTCGTTCCCTCCTACCCGCGCAGGCTTGGTCCTAGGATTGAAGATGATCAATAATGCGTGGCCGAGTCTGCATTGGAATGTGTGGGATTATTACATGAAGGCTGGGGGGAGTTATTTTGGGGCGAAGGTGGGGGATAAATTAGTTGCCTGGGCGCACAGTCTGGGCTTCAAACCAG AGGACTACCCCCCAACAATAAGGGCTCTCATGCTATCCCGGCGTGGGCCCTTGTTTCGTGCCAACGAGCTGGAGGACAAGATCCGCGCTTACAACATCAAGCTTGTCCTGGACGAGTGCGCAACCCACGACGACCTCGACAAGTCGATGGAGCAGTATCTGACGCCAATCAAGGAACTATCGCTCATGGACCACGAAGATGCAAATAGCCAGGCTATTAGGGCCATTGGGTTTGTTAGAGAGTGCTTGGTCGTGCCGTCGTCCAAGGAGGTGACGAGGTTCCATAAGAGGACGGACAAGAAGTTTGATGAGCTTCTCAGGGAGTTGATTCACTCGGCCAACTCGAGGGGTGAAGGGGTGAATAGAGATGGCCTCCAGCGCGCGTTAAACTATGAAGCGGAGAAGCTTGAAAAAAGAGGGCTTGATGACTGGTTTTGGCAGACGCGCGAGTATTTGGAGACTTTGATGGAGCATTGA
- a CDS encoding hypothetical protein (EggNog:ENOG503P414; COG:A): MSDAAVNQPEVAAAATETPAVEQTTAAPVAEVEMADAAPTEAATEKSEEKAEERTKEQTGATKPLPMLKTTAKIDTNYKNNRKYDPSTQEVTDDPVQIRAQVEFWFNDSNLPGDKHMWEQTGGPENKPVSLKHICNFKRMQRFQPYSAVVAALRDSTLLEVSGEEGEEVIKRKVPYVLSTLSPQERQARSVYVKGFGDEHGSSQFEIEQFFSQFGKVQHLKLRRTNENLFKGSVFVEFDSEETADAFVNKEPAATWKGHELLIMKKGEYCEMKAKEIKEGKIQASNSRKSTFWEGKEKTSTRGGRGGARGGHGGRDNRNGDNNEDKKNGFKGGRGGRGGRGGRGRGGRGGRGGNRDNNKGQDGKREEKKPAVNDGEMPTIQATNEKGEVVVKPAEANGKRTRENDEAAAPPAKKVDTKTETAAAQ; this comes from the exons ATGAGCGACGCTGCTGTCAACCAGCCCGAGGTGGCCGCTGCCGCCACCGAAACCCCCGCCGTTGAGCAGACCACCGCTGCCCCTGTGGCCGAGGTCGAGATGGCCGATGCTGCCCCAACTGAGGCTGCCACTGAGAAgtcggaggagaaggccgaggagaggaCCAAGGAGCAGACTGGTGCCACCAAGCCGCTTCCAATGCTCAAGACCACGGCCAAGATCGACACCAACTACAAAAACAACAGAAAGTACGATCCTTCTACTCAGGAAGTCACCGACGACCCCGTCCAGATTCGCGCTCAG GTTGAGTTTTGGTTCAATGACAGCAACCTTCCCGGCGACAAGCACATGTGGGAACAGACCGGTGGTCCCGAGAACAAGCCCGTTTCCCTCAAGCACATTTGCAACTTCAAGCGCATGCAGCGCTTCCAGCCCTACAGTGCCGTCGTGGCTGCTCTTCGCGACAGCACCCTTCTCGAGGTCtccggcgaagaaggcgaggaagtcATCAAACGCAAGGTTCCCTATGTTCTCTCCACGCTCTCGCCACAGGAACGCCAAGCCAGAAGCGTCTACGTCAAGGGCTTTGGCGACGAGCACGGTTCCAGCCAGTTTGAGATTGAGCAATTCTTTTCCCAGTTTGGCAAGGTTCAGCACCTTAAGCTCCGCCGCACCAACGAGAACCTCTTCAAGGGGTCCGTGTTCGTTGAATTTGATTCGGAGGAGACTGCCGACGCCTTCGTCAACAAGGAGCCTGCCGCAACGTGGAAAGGCCATGAGCTATTGATCATGAAAAAGGGCGAGTATTGTGAGATGAAGGCGAAAGAGatcaaggagggcaagatcCAAGCATCAAACTCCCGCAAGTCCACCTTCTGGGAGGGTAAGGAAAAGACCTCGACCCGTGGCGGTCGCGGTGGCGCTCGTGGTGGCCACGGTGGCCGTGACAACCGCAATGGCGACAACAATGAGGATAAAAAGAATGGTTTCAAgggtggtcgtggtgggcGTGGCGGGCGTGGCGGGCGTGGCAGGGGAGGTCgcggtggccgtggtggcaaCAGGGATAATAATAAGGGAcaggatgggaagagggaagagaaaaagCCCGCCGTTAATGA CGGCGAGATGCCTACCATTCAGGCCACGAACGAAAAGGGCGAGGTCGTCGTCAAGCCTGCCGAGGCCAACGGCAAGCGCACCCGCGAGAACGACGAGGCGGCTGCTCCcccggccaagaaggtcGACACCAAGACCGAAACTGCCGCCGCGCAATAA
- a CDS encoding hypothetical protein (EggNog:ENOG503NX7I; BUSCO:EOG092651FJ; COG:A) has translation MRCERRILRFHSLKRGRVRQTWNKYNLFNLFRMRDRKGNFGTFFQQKWHAKAATRAYHGEHIKEKQWERMFSRRLLSAVNMDPAYMAKYDGSEQAAGRGSGRDVKPGRSEKNVARNTGNAEGMTPYMQMTFAPQERRLDISVFRALFASSARQARQFVIHGAVKVNGKKMQHPGYLLNPGDLFQVDPEKVMIATGRKKTSKSESSSTPKTPTAEEDAEPAEETVKAAEQSAEELSPEQLKAQHLDGLKQLHQHARKIIEENKDKLSGGHKKEIRELSKKIKEAMNRARKVGTDVQETGDDMENLASLMSELELTPAERAELRQQQQAEAPAAEAPTNPSTPDYPQLRTRTPVPTGQTKFDMVESQILKRLLEEEKINPWDPSKPYATPWRPRPYMSAFAFIPRYLEVNPKICAAVYLRHPVARPGKTEIPTPFNMHTSQLAFNWYLRRR, from the exons ATGAGGTGCGAGCGTAGGATATTACGCTTTCATTCTTTGAAGCGTGGC CGCGTAAGACAAACATGGAACAAATACAATCTGTTCAACCTCTTCCGGATGAGGGATAGGAAGGGTAACTTTGGCACCTTCTTTCAGCAAAAATGGCACGCCAAAGCTGCCACGCGTGCCTATCACGGCGAGCATATCAAAGAGAAGCAGTGGGAGCGCATGTTTAGCAGGAGGCTGCTCTCGGCCGTCAACATGGACCCAGCATACATGGCCAAATACGACGGTAGCGAGCAGGCAGCTGGTCGTGGTTCTGGACGTGACGTCAAGCCAGGGAGGTCTGAAAAGAATGTCGCCCGCAACACTGGAAATGCCGAGGGCATGACACCCTATATGCAGATGACCTTTGCTCCCCAAGAGCGTCGTCTCGATATTTCCGTTTTCCGAGCTCTGTTTGCCAGCAGTGCGAGGCAGGCCCGCCAGTTCGTTATTCACGGTGCCGTCAAGGTGAACGGGAAGAAG ATGCAACATCCCGGATATCTCCTAAACCCAGGTGATCTCTTTCAGGTCGACCCGGAAAAAGTAATGATTGCCACCGGCCGCAAGAAGACCTCCAAGTCCGAGTCGTCCAGCACACCAAAGACACCCACAGCCGAAGAGGATGCCGAGCCCGCCGAAGAAACCGTCAAAGCCGCTGAGCAGTCCGCCGAAGAGCTCAGCCCCGAACAACTCAAAGCTCAACATCTCGACGGGCTGAAACAACTGCACCAGCATGCCAGGAAGATCATCGAGGAGAACAAGGATAAGCTCTCAGGCGGCCACAAGAAGGAGATCCGTGAGCTctccaagaagatcaaggaggccaTGAACAGAGCCCGCAAAGTAGGCACCGATGTTCAGGAGACCGGCGACGACATGGAGAACCTGGCTTCCCTCATGTCCGAACTGGAACTCACCCCCGCCGAGCGCGCAGAGCttcggcaacagcaacaagcggAAGCCCCTGCCGCCGAGgcacccaccaacccctccacccccgacTACCCACAGCTCAGGACAAGAACGCCAGTACCAACAGGTCAAACCAAATTCGACATGGTCGAGTCCCAGATTCTCAAGCGTCTactcgaggaggagaagatcaaccCATGGGACCCCTCCAAGCCATATGCCACCCCGTGGAGGCCCCGCCCCTACATGTCCGCATTTGCGTTCATCCCCCGGTATCTTGAGGTCAACCCCAAGATCTGCGCCGCCGTCTACCTCCGTCATCCGGTTGCTCGCCCGGGCAAGACTGAGATTCCCACGCCATTCAACATGCACACCTCGCAGTTGGCTTTCAACTGGTACTTGAGGAGACGTTGA